One Microcebus murinus isolate Inina chromosome 10, M.murinus_Inina_mat1.0, whole genome shotgun sequence DNA segment encodes these proteins:
- the LOC105865628 gene encoding olfactory receptor 9K2-like: MGDKGAGNHSDETDFILVGFRVRPEFHVLLFLLFLLVYGMIVLGNISMMAIIVTDSQLNTPMYFFLGNLSFIDLFYSTVIAPKAMVNFLSEKKTISFAGCAAQCFLFALFIITEGFVLAAMAYDRFSAICNPLLYSVHMSRRLCTQLVAGSYFCGWVSSILQVSVTFSVSFCASRVIDHFYCDSYQVEKISCSNLFVNKVVSLSLAVLIILPTIVVIVVSYMYIVATVLKIPSSEGRKKAFSTCTSHLGVVSLLYGTVSFVYLTSTSNLELRKVASVFYVLVTPMLNPLIYSLRNKDVKQALRKILWSKKALF, encoded by the coding sequence ATGGGTGACAAGGGAGCAGGCAACCATTCAGATGAAACTGACTTCATTCTTGTAGGCTTCAGGGTCCGTCCAGAGTTCCAcgttctcctcttcctcctattCCTGCTGGTCTATGGCATGATCGTTTTGGGGAACATTAGTATGATGGCAATCATTGTGACAGACTCCCAGCTGAACACACCAATGTATTTCTTTCTAGGCAATCTCTCCTTCATTGACCTCTTCTACTCCACTGTTATTGCTCCTAAAGCCATGGTCAACTTCCTGTCTGAGAAAAAGACAATCTCCTTTGCAGGTTGTGCTGCCCAGTGCTTCCTTTTTGCCCTGTTCATTATAACAGAGGGGTTTGTCCTGGCAgccatggcctatgaccgcttCAGTGCCATCTGCAATCCTCTTCTTTATAGTGTGCACATGTCAAGACGCCTCTGCACTCAGCTGGTTGCTGGCTCCTATTTCTGTGGCTGGGTGAGTTCCATCCTCCAAGTCAGCGTAACATTTTCGGTGTCTTTCTGTGCATCTCGAGTCATTGATCACTTTTACTGTGATTCTTATCAAGTTGAGAAGATTTCCTGTTCTAATCTATTTGTCAATAAGGTAGTATCTCTGAGTTTGGCTGTCCTCATTATTTTGCCCACAATAGTTGTTATTGTAGTATCTTACATGTATATTGTGGCCACAGTCTTGAAGATCCCCTCCAGCGAAGGGAGAAAGAAAGCCTTTTCCACCTGCACCTCCCACCTGGGGGTTGTAAGCTTGCTTTATGGGACTGTTTCCTTTGTATATCTCACATCTACAAGCAATCTTGAACTTCGCAAAGTGGCTTCAGTATTTTATGTATTGGTCACACCCATGTTAAACCCTCTGATCTACTCATTAAGAAACAAGGATGTCAAGCAAGCTCTGAGAAAAATCCTATGGAGCAAAAAAGCTTTATTCTAA
- the LOC105865799 gene encoding olfactory receptor 9K2 has protein sequence MLGAKPRVHLLILPCASQQVSAMADRGASNHSETTDFILIGFRVRPEIHILLFLLFLLIYSMVLLGNVGMMTIIMTDPRLNTPMYFFLGNLSFIDLFYSSVIAPKAMINFWSMSKSISFAGCVAQFFLFALFIVTEGFLLAAMAYDRFIAICNPLLYSVQMSTRLCTQLVAGSYFCGCISSVLQTSMTFTLSFCASRAVDHFYCDTRPLRRLSCSDLFIHRMISFSLSSVIILPTIIVIIVSYMYIVSTVLKIRSTEGRKKAFSTCSSHLGVVSVLYGAVFFMYLTPDRFPELSKVASLCYSLVTPMLNPLIYSLRNKDVKEAIKKLLEKKNTIL, from the coding sequence ATGTTAGGAGCAAAGCCAAGagttcatttgcttattttgcCTTGTGCATCTCAGCAGGTCTCTGCCATGGCTGACAGGGGAGCAAGTAATCACTCAGAAACGACTGACTTCATTCTCATAGGCTTCAGGGTCCGCCCAGAGATACACATTCTTCTCTTCCTGCTATTTCTGCTTATATACTCCATGGTCCTTCTAGGGAACGTTGGCATGATGACCATTATTATGACTGATCCTCGGCTGAACACACCGATGTATTTTTTCCTAGGTAATCTCTCCTTCATCGATCTCTTCTATTCGTCAGTTATTGCACCCAAGGCTATGATCAATTTCTGGTCTATGAGCAAGTCCATCTCCTTTGCAGGTTGTGTGGCACAATTCTTTCTCTTTGCCCTGTTCATTGTCACTGAGGGTTTTCTCCTGGCAGCCATGGCTTATGACCGCTTCATTGCCATCTGCAACCCTCTCCTCTACTCTGTTCAGATGTCAACACGTCTCTGCACTCAGTTGGTGGCTGGTTCCTATTTTTGTGGCTGCATCAGCTCAGTTCTTCAGACCAGCATGACATTTACTTTATCCTTTTGTGCTTCTCGAGCTGTTGATCACTTTTACTGTGATACTCGTCCACTTCGGAGACTATCTTGTTCAGACCTCTTTATCCACAGAATGATATCCTTTTCCTTATCTTCTGTCATTATCTTGCCCACCATCATAGTCATCATTGTTTCTTACATGTACATTGTGTCCACAGTCCTCAAGATACGTTCCACAGAGGGACGTAAGAAAGCCTTTTCAACTTGCAGTTCTCACCTGGGAGTAGTGAGTGTGCTGTATGGTGCTGTCTTTTTTATGTATCTTACCCCTGACAGATTTCCTGAACTGAGCAAAGTGGCCTCCTTGTGTTACTCTTTAGTCACTCCCATGTTGAATCCTTTGATATACTCTCTGAGGAACAAAGATGTCAAAGAAGCCATAAAAAAACttctagagaagaaaaatactattCTGTga